A genomic stretch from Nitrospira sp. includes:
- the glgC gene encoding glucose-1-phosphate adenylyltransferase, producing the protein MAKIFTMVLAGGKGERLQPLTDQRAKPAVPFGGKYRIIDFTLSNCLNSGLRQMAVLIQYKSHSLDRHIRTGWNILNPELGEYIVSVPPQQRISEEWYRGTADAVYQNLFLLDNDHPEFLLVLAGDHIYKMNYADMYNLLIEKQADAIVGAIETPLADAHRFGVIAVDEDRRILSFDEKPEHPMHIPGDPTQAFVSMGIYLFRTDVVREQLIRDAKEGTKHDFGKNIIPRMINECRVYAYKFQDENKKAVNYWRDIGTLDAYWEANMDLVSVDPQFNLYDQHWPIRTYQGQFPPAKFVFAQDFQGGRMGVALDSIVCGGCIISGGRVQNSVLSPHVRVHDHADVRESVVMENVVIGEHARIRRAIIDKDVIIPPKTVIGFDRVADRQRFKVTDSGLVVISKGMKLHAAVDPSG; encoded by the coding sequence ATGGCGAAAATCTTCACGATGGTCCTGGCAGGCGGAAAGGGCGAACGCCTCCAGCCGCTCACAGACCAACGCGCAAAGCCTGCCGTTCCCTTCGGCGGAAAATATCGCATCATCGATTTCACCCTGAGTAATTGTCTGAACTCCGGCCTGCGACAGATGGCCGTGCTGATTCAGTACAAATCACATTCCCTCGACCGCCATATCCGGACGGGATGGAATATTCTCAATCCCGAGCTCGGCGAATACATCGTCTCGGTTCCGCCCCAACAGCGCATCAGCGAAGAGTGGTATCGCGGCACGGCGGATGCGGTCTATCAGAACCTGTTCCTGCTCGACAACGACCACCCCGAGTTTCTTCTGGTGCTGGCCGGCGATCACATCTACAAGATGAACTACGCCGACATGTACAACCTCCTGATCGAAAAACAGGCGGATGCCATCGTCGGCGCAATCGAAACCCCGCTGGCAGACGCCCACCGGTTCGGCGTGATCGCGGTGGACGAAGATCGGCGCATTTTGAGCTTCGACGAAAAGCCCGAGCATCCGATGCACATTCCCGGCGATCCGACTCAGGCCTTCGTCTCCATGGGCATCTATTTGTTCCGCACCGATGTCGTCCGCGAACAATTGATCCGCGACGCCAAGGAAGGCACGAAGCACGATTTCGGCAAAAACATTATTCCGCGCATGATCAACGAATGCCGGGTCTACGCCTACAAATTTCAGGACGAGAACAAAAAAGCCGTGAACTATTGGCGGGACATCGGCACGCTCGACGCGTATTGGGAAGCCAATATGGACCTCGTGTCGGTCGACCCGCAGTTCAATTTGTACGACCAGCATTGGCCCATCCGCACCTACCAGGGACAATTCCCCCCCGCCAAGTTCGTCTTCGCCCAGGATTTTCAGGGCGGCCGCATGGGCGTGGCCCTGGACTCGATCGTGTGCGGAGGCTGCATCATTTCCGGCGGGCGCGTCCAAAACTCCGTGTTGTCGCCCCATGTCCGGGTCCATGATCATGCCGACGTCCGCGAGTCGGTCGTGATGGAAAACGTGGTCATCGGTGAACACGCCCGGATCCGCCGCGCGATCATCGATAAAGATGTCATCATCCCGCCCAAAACCGTGATCGGATTCGACCGGGTCGCGGATCGTCAACGTTTCAAAGTCACCGATTCCGGATTGGTGGTCATTTCAAAGGGAATGAAACTGCATGCCGCCGTCGATCCATCCGGTTGA